One genomic segment of Podarcis muralis chromosome 18, rPodMur119.hap1.1, whole genome shotgun sequence includes these proteins:
- the LOC114588555 gene encoding elongation factor 2 — MVNFTVDQIRAIMDKKANIRNMSVIAHVDHGKSTLTDSLVCKAGIIASARAGETRFTDTRKDEQERCITIKSTAISLFYELAENDLAFIKQSKDGCGFLINLIDSPGHVDFSSEVTAALRVTDGALVVVDCVSGVCVQTETVLRQAIAERIKPVLMMNKMDRALLELQLQPEELYQTFQRIVENVNVIISTYGEGEGGPMGNIMIDPVLGTVGFGSGLHGWAFTLKQFAEMYVAKFAAKGEGQLSTADRAKKVEDMMKKLWGDRYFDPATGKFSKSATSPDGKKLPRTFCQLILDPIFKVFDAIMNFKKEETAKLIEKLDIKLDSEDKDKEGKPLLKAVMRRWLPAGDALLQMITIHLPSPVTAQKYRCELLYEGPPDDEAAMGIKNCDPKGPLMMYISKMVPTTDKGRFYAFGRVFSGIVSTGLKCRIMGPNYTPGKKEDLYLKPIQRTILMMGRYVEPIEDVPCGNIVGLVGVDQFLVKTGTITTFEHAHNLRVMKFSVSPVVRVAVEAKNPADLPKLVEGLKRLAKSDPMVQCIIEESGEHIIAGAGELHLEICLKDLEEDHACIPIKKSDPVVSYRETVSEESSVLCLSKSPNKHNRLYMKARPFPDGLAEDIDKGDVSARQELKTRARYLAEKYEWDVAEARKIWCFGPDGTGPNILTDITKGVQYLNEIKDSVVAGFQWATKEGALCEENMRAVRFDVHDVTLHADAIHRGGGQIIPTARRCLYACVLTAQPRLMEPIYLVEIQCPEQVVGGIYGVLNRKRGHVFEESQVAGTPMFVVKAYLPVNESFGFTADLRSNTGGQAFPQCVFDHWQILPGDPFDNTSRPCQVVAETRKRKGLKEGIPALDNFLDKL, encoded by the exons GTGAACTTCACCGTAGACCAGATCCGGGCCATCATGGACAAGAAGGCCAACATCCGGAACATGTCAGTGATCGCCCATGTGGATCATGGGAAATCTACCCTCACAGACTCGCTGGTTTGCAAAGCTGGGATTATTGCCTCAGCCCGTGCGGGAGAAACGCGTTTCACAGACACGAGAAAAGATGAGCAGGAGAGGTGTATCACTATCAAGTCCAC gGCAATTTCTCTCTTCTACGAGCTTGCGGAGAATGATTTGGCATTTATCAAGCAAAGCAAAGATGGCTGTGGCTTCCTGATCAATTTGATTGACTCCCCGGGCCATGTGGATTTCTCGTCGGAGGTCACTGCTGCCCTGCGTGTCACCGATGGTGCCTTGGTCGTCGTGGATTGTGTTTCTG GGGTGTGCGTCCAAACAGAGACCGTTCTGCGCCAGGCCATTGCTGAGAGGATCAAGCCTGTGCTGATGATGAATAAAATGGACCGGGCTCTGCTGGAGCTCCAGCTTCAGCCAGAGGAACTGTACCAGACCTTCCAGCGCATTGTGGAGAACGTCAACGTCATCATCTCCACTTACGGGGAAGGCGAGGGCGGCCCCATGGGCAACATTATG aTTGATCCGGTTCTGGGCACCGTCGGCTTCGGCTCCGGCTTACACGGCTGGGCTTTCACGCTGAAGCAGTTTGCCGAGATGTACGTGGCGAAATTCGCGGCAAAGGGCGAGGGGCAGCTGAGCACAGCTGACCGTGCCAAGAAAGTAGAAGACATGATGAAGAAGCTGTGGGGAGACAG GTACTTTGACCCAGCCACTGGCAAATTCAGCAAGTCGGCCACCAGCCCGGATGGGAAGAAGCTGCCAAGGACTTTCTGCCAGCTGATCCTGGACCCGATTTTCAAG GTGTTCGATGCGATCATGAACTTCAAGAAGGAGGAAACCGCCAAACTGATAGAGAAGCTGGACATAAAGCTGGACAGCGAGGATAAAGACAAGGAGGGGAAACCCTTGCTGAAG gcGGTGATGAGACGCTGGCTGCCGGCTGGGGATGCGCTGCTGCAGATGATCACCATCCACCTGCCCTCTCCTGTCACCGCTCAGAAATACCGCTGCGAGTTGCTGTACGAAGGGCCCCCTGACGACGAAGCTGCCATGG gAATTAAGAACTGCGACCCCAAGGGTCCCCTGATGATGTACATCTCCAAAATGGTGCCGACCACCGACAAGGGCCGCTTCTATGCCTTTGGGCGCGTCTTCTCTGGCATCGTGTCCACTGGCCTGAAGTGCAGAATTATGGGACCAAACTACACACCTGGCAAGAAGGAAGATCTCTACCTGAAGCCAATCCAGAG AACCATTCTCATGATGGGCCGCTACGTGGAGCCCATCGAGGACGTGCCTTGCGGCAACATCGTGGGGCTGGTTGGCGTGGACCAGTTCCTGGTCAAGACGGGCACCATCACCACCTTTGAGCACGCCCACAACCTGCGCGTCATGAAGTTCAGCGTCAGCCCCGTGGTGCGCGTCGCCGTGGAAGCCAAGAACCCCGCCGACCTGCCCAAGCTGGTGGAGGGGCTGAAGAGGCTGGCCAAGTCTGACCCCATGGTGCAG TGTATCATTGAGGAGTCTGGGGAGCACATCATAGCTGGCGCTGGGGAGCTGCATCTGGAGATCTGCCTGAAGGATCTCGAGGAGGACCATGCCTGCATTCCAATTAAG AAATCTGACCCAGTGGTCTCTTACCGTGAGACGGTCAGCGAGGAGTCGAGTGTTCTGTGCCTTTCCAAGTCTCCCAACAAGCACAACCGACTGTACATGAAAGCCCGCCCCTTCCCCGACGGCCTGGCTGAGGACATCGACAAAGGAGACGTCTCCGCCCGCCAGGAGCTGAAGACACGGGCCCGTTACCTGGCCGAGAAGTATGAGTGGGACGTCGCCGAGGCCCGCAAGATCTGGTGCTTCGGCCCGGACGGCACTGGCCCCAACATCCTGACGGACATCACCAAGGGGGTGCAGTACCTCAACGAGATCAAGGACAGCGTTGTGGCAGGCTTCCAGTGGGCCACGAAGGAG GGTGCCCTTTGCGAGGAAAACATGCGCGCCGTCCGCTTTGACGTGCACGACGTGACCCTGCACGCGGACGCCATCCACCGCGGAGGTGGCCAAATCATTCCCACGGCCAGAAGGTGCCTCTACGCCTGCGTGTTGACCGCTCAGCCCCGCCTCATGGAGCCCATCTACCTTGTGGAGATCCAG TGCCCAGAACAGGTTGTGGGTGGCATCTATGGCGTGCTGAACAGGAAGCGGGGGCACGTCTTTGAGGAGTCCCAGGTGGCCGGCACCCCCATGTTTGTGGTCAAGGCCTATCTCCCTGTCAACGAGTCCTTTG gcttcaccgccgACTTGAGATCCAACACAGGTGGCCAGGCTTTCCCCCAGTGTGTGTTTGACCACTGGCAGATCCTGCCCGGAGACCCGTTCGACAACACCAGCCGCCCCTGCCAGGTGGTCGCCGAGACCCGCAAGCGCAAAGGGCTGAAGGAGGGCATTCCCGCACTAGATAACTTCCTGGACAAATTGTAA